A stretch of the Deinococcus sp. YIM 134068 genome encodes the following:
- a CDS encoding TetR/AcrR family transcriptional regulator, with protein MPRPRTITDEQIVVAARAAFLEQGFSATTAEIARRAGVSEGTLFKRFATKEDLFEEVMGLRESPAWHAELSARVGEGDVRRNLERAFLLYLDSARQIVPNLLLVFSRGYAPAHNPLLERLDNPMREDTQALASYLRAEVARGRIRPVDAEMTALALLGALLHFVHFWLMTHRGNPETLDAGRYVRGLLDLLWPGLEP; from the coding sequence ATGCCCCGCCCCCGAACGATCACCGACGAGCAGATTGTGGTGGCGGCGCGTGCGGCCTTTCTGGAGCAGGGCTTTTCCGCGACGACCGCCGAAATCGCGCGGCGGGCGGGAGTGTCCGAGGGGACGCTGTTCAAACGCTTCGCCACGAAGGAGGACCTGTTCGAGGAGGTCATGGGGCTGCGCGAGTCACCCGCCTGGCACGCGGAGCTGAGTGCGCGGGTGGGAGAGGGCGACGTGCGCCGCAACCTGGAACGGGCCTTCCTGCTGTATCTCGACTCGGCACGGCAGATTGTGCCCAACCTGCTTCTCGTCTTCTCACGGGGCTATGCCCCGGCCCACAATCCCCTGCTCGAACGCCTCGACAACCCCATGCGTGAGGACACCCAGGCCCTCGCCTCCTACCTGCGCGCGGAGGTGGCGCGGGGCCGCATCCGCCCCGTGGACGCCGAGATGACGGCCCTCGCGCTGCTGGGTGCCCTGCTGCACTTCGTCCACTTCTGGCTGATGACCCACCGGGGCAACCCGGAGACGCTGGACGCCGGACGCTACGTGCGCGGTCTCCTCGACCTGCTGTGGCCGGGGCTGGAACCCTGA